The sequence ATCCACATCGGAGGGTCATGTGGAAGGTAGTCGCGATCTGGACGGGCCATGTTGGAAACTGGCAAGACCGTCATCACCTCGCAACGGCAAAGGTAGGTCATCTCGCCGAGATGACCGGGCGGACGACGCCGTCCGCGAACCAGACTCCGTCCCCACAGACAAAGGGACGGGACGCGCCGCTGGCAGCGGACGCAACCGTTGGACCCGGTCGCCCCGGCGGTGCGACCCTACCTCCCCTTCAGCCCCCCCCCAGCACCGCCCGCGTCGCCGCGTCGATCTCCAGCGGCTTGCCGACCGCGTTCACGCGCACGGTGACGATCGATCCGGCGGCGCAGCATTCGTCGCCCTTCCAGATCTCGAACACCCAGGTCAGCGAGGTGCCGCCGATTTTCGAAATGCCGAGCCGCACCTCGATCCGGTCCCCGAAGAACATCGGGCGGCGGTAGTCGCAGTCCACATGGACCCGCGGCCAGCCGCCGTTCTCGCGGTCGAAAACATGGATGTCGTTCGCGCGCAAAAAAGCGTGTTCCGCCGCCTCGACGTAGCGGAACACGCTGGGAAAATGCATCAGGCCGCTCGCATCGGTGTCCCCGAAGGCGATCTCCGTGGCGTGGCGATAGAGCGGCGCGTCCATGCGGCGGATCAGACGTAGCGCTTCACCACCACGGTGGCGTTGTGGCCGCCGAAGCCGAAGCTGTTGCTCATCGCCACATCCACCTTCGCCTCGCGGGCGGTGTTCGGGACGACGTCCAGATCGCACTCCGGGTCCTGCTCCTGCACGTTGATCGTCGGCGGGATGACATTGTCGCGGATCGCCATCACGCTGGCGATCAGCTCGATGCCGCCGGCCGCGCCGAGCATGTGGCCGGTCATCGACTTGGTGGAGCTCACCGCCAGGCCGTTGGTGGCGTAGTCGCCGAAGGCGCGCTTGATCGCCTTGGTTTCCGCGATGTCGCCGAGACCGGTGGAGGTCGCGTGGGCGTTGAGATAGTCCACATCCTCCGGGTTCAGCTTGCCGTGGCGCAGCGCCATCTGGATGGCGTAGGCCGGGCCGGAACCGTCCGGGGAGGGCGCGCTGAGGTGGTAGGCATCCGCGCTCACGCCGTAGCCGGCGAGTTCGGCGTAGATCTTCGCACCGCGCTTCAGGGCGTGCTCGAGTTCCTCGATCACCACCACGCCGGCGCCTTCACCCATCACGAAGCCGTCGCGCCCCTTGTCGAACGGGCGGGACGCGCCTTCCGGGTCGTCGTTGCGGGTGCTGAGCGCCTTCATGTTGGCGAATCCGGCGAGGCCCATCGGCAGGATCGTCGATTCCGCGCCACCGCAGACGAAGGCATCGGCGTCGCCGAATTTGATCATGCGCCAGGCTTCCCCGATGTTGTGGTTCGAGGTCGCGCAGGCGGTCACGATCACCATGTTCGGGCCGAGCAGGCCGTGCTCCATGGAAATGATGCCGCTGGCGATGTTGGAAATCATCATCGGGATGGTGAAGGGCGAGACGCGCTTCGGTCCCTTGGTCAGGCAGACCTCGTGCTCCCGCTCCAGCGTGGCCAGGCCACCGATGCCGGAGCCCACCATCACGCCCACGCGGCGCGGGTCGATCGCATTGGTGTCCAGGCCGGAGTCCTCGATCGCCAGCTTCGCGGCGGCCACGCCGAACTGCACGTAGCGGTCGGAACGGCGCGCGTCCTTCGGAGCCTTGAAGTAACTGTCGGCGTTGAAGTTCTTCACCTCACCCGCGATCTTGCACTCAAACGGCTCCGGATCCAGCAGCGTGATCCGACCAATCCCGCTGCGGCCGTTCTTCAGGCCATCCCAGGTGGAGGCCAGATCGTTGCCGAGGGGAGAAATACAACCAATGCCGGTGATGACGACGCGTCGTTCGCTCATAATGAATAGGGGCGCGCTGGGCGCGGGCGCACGATGGAGCCGGAAATCCGCCTAGGCAAGCCCGGAGGGCCCGAAGGCCCCTCGTTCATCGTTCTCCACACGAAACACATAGGTCCTATAGGACTTATAAGTCTTATAGGTCCTATTCTTTCAGGATCGGCGTCAGCCGAGCCTCCGGTCCCGCCCCCGCTCGTTGAGCGCGCCGCAGGCCGGACAGGTCGGGGTGCGTTCGGAGCTGTGGTCCTCGAACGGGTGCAGGCACAACCGGCAGATGATCCGGTGGCGGATCGCCCGCAGCTCCACGCCGCGCCGGGACACCCGGGATACCAGCGTGAACAGGCCCACCAGCCCCAGGGAAACCAGCAGCACGCACAGCACGAACTCGGACAAGGTCACTTCCATCACGGCACGCGGCTGAAATGGATCTCCACGGCGATCCAACCCGCCTTGGCGGCACCGGGACCGAAATGCACCTGGCACAGCCAGGTCCCCAGGGCGCGGGAGAAATCATCCTGCTCCCCGTCCGGCTTCGCCCCATCCAGCGCCACGCACCGCAGCGCGTGGCCCTTTTCCCCCACCTCGACGAGGAACTGCCACGTCGTGGCCGCCATTTCCGGAGACACTTCCCCTTGGAAACGAGGCAGCTCCGCCGGTTTCGCATCCGCCGGCAGTTTCGAAAGCATCGTCAGCCCCGGCACCAGCGGCGCGGGCGCGGCCTCCTTCGGCAGCGGTTCCAGCGGCGGCTGCGGCGGAAACACCCGCTCGCCCCGCGCCGCCACCTGCATCCCCCCGGCCGCCCCGTCCCGCGGAAACTCCCGCAGCGGGCTCCGGTAGCCCGCAGCCGTCACCGGCGGGCGGAACATCTCCCGGTCCAGCGCCTGCACGATGGGCGATTCCTCCGGACGGAACCGGGCCGGAAACGGCCCTTCCTCGTCCGCCCGGACCTCCCACTCCCGGCCTTCCACCGTCCGCGGCACCAGCACCACCGAGGCCTTCCGCTCGATGATCCGCGGCGGCGGCACCACCCGCACTTTCACCGTGCCCAGCAAAATCACCACCAGCAGCGCCACGATCGCCACCGAAACCCAGGTCGCCACATGGAACGTGTCCCCCACCCGCCAGGCGAAAATCAACCCGCTGGCGCGGTCCTTCCGTTCCCGCTTGGTGCCGATCTCGTTCACGGATCCGCCTCCTTCACCGGGGCGGTCTCCCCCGCCCCGACCTGCGCCGGTTTCCCGACCAGCATCACCCGGTAACCTTTCCGCAAGATCAGCTCGGAAACCTCCCGCTCCAGCGCCACCGAAGTGCCCGCATCGGACCGCAGCAGCACCGCGCCCGGCGCCGAGCCGCGCTTTTCATCGAGTTTCCGGCCCAGCCCGTCCAGCGAGGTCACCTCGCGGCCTAGGTAGATCCGCGCCGGCGATCCCGGCCCCAGCGTCACCACCTGCGCGCCGGTGAAGCGCTCCATCTGGAACTTCGAGGGCGGCAGCGTCACCTCTTTCCCCGCCTGCAGGACCAGCGACGGCCCCAGCACGAAGAACATCAGCAACAGCGCGAACAAATTGAACAGCGGGACGACGTGGAGGAAACCCGGCCGTTCCGGCAAGGTCAGCTCCAGCTTCACGAGGCGTCCTCCCCCTTCGCTTTCCGCGCCGTGCGTTTCCGCGCCTCCACCTCCTCACGGAACGAAACGATCGCCGTCTCCTCCCGCGCGTCCGAAATCAGGTTCACCATCTCGATCCCCGCCCGCTCGATGCGGTGCACCAGGCGCTTCGCCCGGCCCAGGAAGTAGAGGTAGAAAAGATACATCGGCACCGCCACCGTGAGCCCCATCACCGAGGTGATCAGCGCCTGGAACACCCCGCCCGCCAGCTCCGCCGGACCGGCATAGCCGCCCTGCTCGCTCACCCGCTGGAAGGTGTCCACCATCCCCAGCAGCGTCCCCAGCATCCCCACCAAGGGAGCCAGCAAGGCCACGCCCAGGATCAAACGGATGTTTTTCTCGATCCGCGGCACCTCCAGTTGCCCCGCCTCCTGGGCCACATCCCGCAGGTCCGAGCGCACCAGATGGTGCCGCAGCAGCAGCGAATGCGCGATCCGCGCCACCGGCCCCGGAGCCCGCGCCGCCTCATGCTGGGCCTCCGCGAAGGCCTTCCGGCGCACATGGTTGGAAAGCCCGACGAGCAGGTCCCCCACGTTGATCCGCGCCCGGTGGAAGAAGAACAACCGCTCCACCACGCACACCGCGCCCACGAACGCGAGCACCAGCAGCACCCACACCAAGGGCCCGCCCTGCTCGATCAGTCCGGAAGGTTCAAGAAATCCGCCGCTCATCGGGCCCCACCCTAGAGCACCCTCCGGCGGGTGACCAGCGCCGATTGCCCGCGATTCTTTCAGAAAATCGGATTTTGCGAACATCTTCGGGAAAGGAGTTGAGCCTTCAGGCGAGGAGGGTCTTCCGGGGGGCGGAGTCGGACGGAGCCGGTTTCCGGAATGGACCTGCCCCCTCTCCCATTCGTGTGCATTCGCGTTCATTCGCGGTTCCTCTCGACTCACGCGGCGCGTTGCAGGGAGCGGTGGTGGCGGGCGTGGTCGATCTCCCCGTGCCAGTGCACCAGCAGGCGGGCCAGCGAGCGGCGGCGGTAGTCCTTCTCCTCCGGG comes from Luteolibacter sp. LG18 and encodes:
- a CDS encoding thioesterase family protein; this translates as MDAPLYRHATEIAFGDTDASGLMHFPSVFRYVEAAEHAFLRANDIHVFDRENGGWPRVHVDCDYRRPMFFGDRIEVRLGISKIGGTSLTWVFEIWKGDECCAAGSIVTVRVNAVGKPLEIDAATRAVLGGG
- the fabF gene encoding beta-ketoacyl-ACP synthase II, producing the protein MSERRVVITGIGCISPLGNDLASTWDGLKNGRSGIGRITLLDPEPFECKIAGEVKNFNADSYFKAPKDARRSDRYVQFGVAAAKLAIEDSGLDTNAIDPRRVGVMVGSGIGGLATLEREHEVCLTKGPKRVSPFTIPMMISNIASGIISMEHGLLGPNMVIVTACATSNHNIGEAWRMIKFGDADAFVCGGAESTILPMGLAGFANMKALSTRNDDPEGASRPFDKGRDGFVMGEGAGVVVIEELEHALKRGAKIYAELAGYGVSADAYHLSAPSPDGSGPAYAIQMALRHGKLNPEDVDYLNAHATSTGLGDIAETKAIKRAFGDYATNGLAVSSTKSMTGHMLGAAGGIELIASVMAIRDNVIPPTINVQEQDPECDLDVVPNTAREAKVDVAMSNSFGFGGHNATVVVKRYV
- a CDS encoding biopolymer transporter ExbD, coding for MKLELTLPERPGFLHVVPLFNLFALLLMFFVLGPSLVLQAGKEVTLPPSKFQMERFTGAQVVTLGPGSPARIYLGREVTSLDGLGRKLDEKRGSAPGAVLLRSDAGTSVALEREVSELILRKGYRVMLVGKPAQVGAGETAPVKEADP
- a CDS encoding MotA/TolQ/ExbB proton channel family protein; translated protein: MSGGFLEPSGLIEQGGPLVWVLLVLAFVGAVCVVERLFFFHRARINVGDLLVGLSNHVRRKAFAEAQHEAARAPGPVARIAHSLLLRHHLVRSDLRDVAQEAGQLEVPRIEKNIRLILGVALLAPLVGMLGTLLGMVDTFQRVSEQGGYAGPAELAGGVFQALITSVMGLTVAVPMYLFYLYFLGRAKRLVHRIERAGIEMVNLISDAREETAIVSFREEVEARKRTARKAKGEDAS